A window of Hymenobacter aerilatus contains these coding sequences:
- a CDS encoding acyltransferase family protein, which yields MHTTTQAAAATTGALPLAEASQPGRLLSLDVFRGFTVAAMLLVNNPGDWGHIYAPLEHAHWNGCTPTDLIFPFFLFIVGVSIAYALGTARQDTSRHPQLLLRVLKRAAILFGLGLLMALEPRFDFAHVRVLGVLQRIALVFLVCGVVFVKTDWRTQVWLLVAALVGYNILMQVVPVPGGGAANLEPATNLGAWLDRTVLGEDHLWSQSKTWDPEGLLGTLPAVGTGLLGLLAGQWLRRKAVPVAERIAWLFVLSAAAVVLGLIWNGWFPINKSLWTSSFVLYVGGLAGATLAALYWLCDIQGYRGWWSRFAVVYGVNAITVFFLSGVVARWLGMWQVPNGTGGTTSAHQWLYQRFFVPYLSPLNASLAAAIVCVLIWYGVLWVMYKRRIIIKV from the coding sequence ATGCACACCACTACCCAGGCTGCCGCCGCTACCACCGGTGCCCTACCCCTGGCCGAAGCCTCGCAGCCCGGCCGCTTGCTTTCTCTGGACGTGTTCCGGGGCTTCACGGTGGCGGCCATGCTGCTCGTCAACAACCCCGGCGACTGGGGCCACATCTACGCCCCGCTAGAGCACGCGCACTGGAACGGCTGCACGCCCACCGACCTCATTTTTCCGTTTTTCCTGTTTATCGTGGGCGTCAGCATTGCCTATGCCCTGGGCACGGCCCGGCAAGACACCAGCCGCCACCCGCAACTGCTCCTGCGCGTGCTAAAGCGAGCCGCCATCCTATTCGGACTAGGACTGCTGATGGCCCTCGAACCACGCTTCGATTTCGCGCACGTGCGCGTGCTAGGCGTGTTGCAGCGCATTGCGCTGGTATTTTTGGTGTGCGGAGTGGTGTTCGTAAAAACCGACTGGCGCACGCAGGTGTGGCTGCTGGTAGCGGCCCTGGTAGGGTATAACATCCTGATGCAGGTAGTGCCTGTGCCGGGGGGAGGGGCCGCCAACCTGGAGCCCGCCACCAACCTCGGCGCCTGGCTCGACCGCACGGTGTTGGGCGAGGACCACCTCTGGAGCCAGAGCAAAACCTGGGACCCCGAGGGCCTACTAGGCACCCTACCCGCCGTGGGCACGGGGTTGCTAGGCCTGCTGGCCGGGCAGTGGCTGCGCCGCAAGGCGGTGCCCGTGGCCGAGCGCATTGCCTGGCTGTTCGTACTAAGCGCCGCCGCCGTGGTGCTGGGCCTCATCTGGAACGGCTGGTTCCCGATCAACAAAAGTCTGTGGACCAGCTCGTTTGTGCTTTATGTAGGCGGACTGGCGGGTGCTACCCTAGCAGCGCTCTACTGGCTCTGCGACATACAGGGCTACCGGGGCTGGTGGTCGCGCTTTGCGGTGGTGTACGGCGTCAATGCCATTACCGTGTTTTTCCTGTCGGGGGTGGTGGCGCGGTGGCTGGGCATGTGGCAGGTGCCCAACGGGACAGGTGGCACCACGTCGGCCCACCAGTGGCTGTACCAACGTTTCTTCGTGCCCTACCTCAGTCCCCTCAATGCTTCACTGGCGGCAGCCATCGTGTGCGTACTCATCTGGTACGGCGTATTGTGGGTGATGTACAAACGTCGGATCATTATTAAAGTATGA
- a CDS encoding DUF2059 domain-containing protein, which yields MKHYIVLLACGLLLTAPAAVAQTKSAKGKTTKPAAAATTPVPAPVAAEPIPAAQRQAAETLFGTMQMDKNMTTMMEQMLDMQVKQNPQLQTVEPEMRAFFNKYMSWTALREDMVQVYAREFTASELQDLNRFYQTPTGQKYISKQTSLMQEGMLIAQRRVQEHMPELQQTIMQKLGQGQSTE from the coding sequence ATGAAACACTACATAGTACTACTGGCCTGCGGGCTACTGCTGACTGCTCCCGCGGCAGTGGCTCAGACTAAATCAGCAAAAGGCAAAACCACCAAGCCAGCTGCTGCGGCCACAACACCCGTTCCCGCACCGGTAGCCGCAGAGCCTATACCTGCTGCGCAGCGGCAAGCGGCCGAAACACTGTTTGGTACCATGCAAATGGACAAAAACATGACCACCATGATGGAGCAGATGCTGGACATGCAGGTAAAGCAGAATCCGCAGTTGCAGACAGTAGAGCCAGAAATGCGCGCATTTTTCAATAAATACATGAGCTGGACTGCGCTCCGGGAAGATATGGTGCAGGTATACGCCCGGGAATTCACGGCATCCGAGCTACAGGACCTCAACCGGTTCTACCAGACGCCCACCGGCCAGAAATACATCAGCAAGCAGACCAGTTTGATGCAGGAAGGGATGCTGATTGCTCAGCGCCGTGTGCAGGAACACATGCCTGAGCTGCAGCAGACGATTATGCAGAAGTTGGGTCAAGGCCAATCCACGGAGTAA
- a CDS encoding DUF2905 domain-containing protein: MSPQLGKLLVLLGLTLAVVGTIIWWGGGSVLSWFGRLPGDIRVERPGFRLYVPFVSMLLISLLLSLVLWIIRRFS; this comes from the coding sequence ATGAGTCCGCAGCTTGGAAAGTTACTGGTTCTTCTTGGCCTCACGCTGGCGGTAGTAGGCACCATTATTTGGTGGGGCGGTGGTAGTGTACTGAGTTGGTTTGGCCGCTTGCCCGGCGACATCCGCGTGGAGCGGCCCGGTTTTCGGCTCTACGTGCCGTTTGTCTCGATGCTACTCATCAGCCTGCTGCTTAGCCTGGTACTGTGGATAATCAGACGTTTTAGCTGA
- a CDS encoding glycoside hydrolase family 3 N-terminal domain-containing protein — protein sequence MSTSRLLPCLLLLFALLHAPDASAQRRRKPAKTPAPAASLNTPVPFAPQLSSRWVDSVMATLTPDQRVAQLFMVAAYSNRNRAFEDSVSTLIQQYGIGGLIFFQGGPVRQAKLLNRYQSQSKVPLLVALDGEWGLGMRLDSTIRFPYQMSMGGLRDNQLLYDMGKEIAREFKRIGMHVNFAPVVDVNNNAANPVIGYRSWGENREDVTEKSYQYMRGMQDAGVLAVAKHFPGHGDTDTDSHLALPLIRVDQRRIDTLELFPFKSLIKSGLGGMMVAHLNIPALDSTGLPSTLSKPIVTGLLQQKMGFDGMIFTDAMNMKGVISKYPPGEADVRALLAGNDILEFSKNIPLALRMVREAINRGELTQQEIDRRCRKVLALKQWVGLNHYRPVELKNLYQDLNTPHAEYLTRRLSELSVTVLRNQQQTLPLQRLDTLRIATLAIGTTDTTYFQKMVADYATTKHFWLPASASLDELMRMREALKPYNTILVGVNNLGRLPATNFGVTPETNVLLRELSTGKQRVVVSVFGNAYAVDKLRDLNRATAVVLAYQESQNAQEVAAEIIFGGVGATGRLPVTINQQFPYDAGLTTQGGQRLAYSYPEAVGMSNNLEHRIDSLINNAIAAKAFPGAEVVIARRGTVVLRKSYGTHTYPTAGQKARPVTNTDLYDMASVTKITAALPALMKLQDEGKFSPEMTMGQVFPEFKGTNKADLKLRDVLTHQARLKAWIPFWKEYTAPKGLLNKRPDAVTVSDKKPSEMSRRYFRADSSARFPIRAANNVWVRKDMPDRIHREIGASPLNEKPGYVYSDLSFIMYPEFVKRVAGEPLDQFVGQEIYQPLGATTLTFNPTRRFPLSRIVPTEYDSLYRHQLLHGAVHDEGASLLGGLSGHAGLFGNANDLAKVVQMYAWNGRYGGQQVLKKETLQEYTRCQFCPDNRRALGFDRPTLDPTINSAKSASQQSYGHTGYTGTYFWVEPTEDLVCILLTNRVYPTRNNNKLGELSVRSNFLQIAIEAAQAGKTARLPIESTVPKEE from the coding sequence TTGTCTACCTCTCGTCTTCTACCGTGCCTGTTGCTGCTGTTCGCGCTGCTGCACGCCCCGGATGCTTCGGCCCAGCGGCGGCGGAAGCCAGCCAAAACTCCTGCGCCAGCCGCTTCATTGAACACGCCTGTGCCTTTTGCCCCGCAGCTCAGCTCACGCTGGGTTGATTCGGTGATGGCCACGCTGACGCCCGACCAGCGCGTGGCGCAACTGTTTATGGTGGCCGCCTACTCCAACCGCAACCGCGCGTTCGAGGATTCGGTATCGACTCTCATTCAGCAATATGGTATTGGGGGGCTGATCTTTTTCCAGGGTGGCCCGGTGCGGCAAGCCAAGCTACTGAACCGCTACCAGAGCCAGAGCAAGGTGCCGCTGCTGGTGGCGCTGGATGGGGAGTGGGGCCTGGGCATGCGCCTAGATAGCACCATTCGGTTTCCCTACCAGATGAGCATGGGCGGCCTCCGCGACAATCAGCTGCTCTACGACATGGGGAAGGAAATTGCCCGCGAGTTCAAGCGCATTGGCATGCACGTGAACTTCGCGCCGGTGGTAGACGTGAACAATAACGCTGCCAATCCCGTGATTGGCTACCGCTCGTGGGGCGAGAACCGCGAGGACGTAACCGAGAAAAGCTACCAGTACATGCGCGGCATGCAGGATGCTGGCGTGCTGGCCGTGGCCAAGCACTTCCCCGGCCATGGCGACACCGACACCGACTCGCACTTGGCCCTACCCCTCATTCGGGTAGACCAGCGCCGGATTGATACGTTGGAGCTGTTTCCATTTAAAAGCCTGATTAAGAGCGGCTTGGGTGGTATGATGGTGGCCCACCTCAACATCCCGGCCCTCGACAGCACCGGCCTACCCTCTACCCTCAGCAAGCCCATCGTGACGGGCTTGTTGCAGCAGAAGATGGGATTTGACGGTATGATTTTCACCGACGCCATGAACATGAAGGGCGTCATCAGCAAGTACCCGCCCGGCGAGGCCGATGTGCGCGCCCTGCTCGCCGGCAACGATATTCTGGAATTCTCGAAAAACATTCCGCTGGCCCTGCGCATGGTGCGTGAGGCCATCAACCGCGGCGAGCTAACGCAGCAGGAAATAGACAGGCGCTGCCGCAAGGTATTGGCCCTCAAGCAATGGGTAGGCCTCAACCATTACCGCCCCGTGGAGCTAAAGAACCTGTATCAGGACCTGAACACGCCCCACGCCGAGTACCTCACGCGCCGCCTCTCGGAGCTGAGCGTAACGGTGCTGCGCAATCAGCAGCAAACCCTACCCCTGCAGCGCCTCGATACCCTGCGCATCGCCACCCTGGCCATTGGTACCACCGATACCACCTACTTCCAAAAAATGGTGGCCGACTACGCCACTACCAAGCACTTCTGGCTGCCTGCCTCCGCCAGCCTCGACGAGCTGATGCGCATGCGTGAAGCGCTGAAGCCTTATAACACCATCTTGGTGGGCGTGAACAACCTGGGCCGCCTACCCGCTACCAACTTCGGTGTGACGCCCGAAACCAACGTGCTGCTGCGCGAGCTGAGCACCGGGAAACAGCGGGTAGTGGTCAGCGTGTTTGGCAATGCCTACGCCGTAGACAAGTTGCGCGATCTGAACCGCGCCACCGCCGTGGTACTGGCCTACCAGGAAAGCCAGAACGCTCAGGAAGTGGCCGCCGAAATCATTTTCGGGGGCGTGGGTGCCACCGGGCGCCTGCCCGTTACCATCAACCAGCAGTTTCCGTACGATGCCGGCCTCACCACGCAGGGCGGGCAGCGCCTGGCCTACTCCTACCCCGAGGCAGTGGGCATGAGCAACAACCTCGAACATCGTATCGACTCGCTGATCAACAATGCTATTGCGGCCAAGGCGTTTCCCGGCGCAGAGGTAGTTATTGCCCGGCGCGGCACGGTGGTGCTGCGCAAAAGCTACGGCACGCACACCTACCCTACGGCCGGCCAGAAGGCCCGGCCCGTCACGAATACCGACCTGTACGACATGGCCTCGGTGACGAAAATTACGGCAGCCCTACCCGCGCTGATGAAGCTGCAAGACGAGGGTAAGTTCTCGCCCGAAATGACGATGGGCCAGGTGTTTCCGGAGTTCAAAGGCACCAACAAAGCCGATCTGAAGCTGCGCGACGTACTTACCCACCAGGCCCGCCTGAAGGCCTGGATTCCATTCTGGAAGGAATACACGGCGCCCAAAGGTTTGCTCAACAAGCGCCCGGATGCCGTTACGGTATCGGATAAGAAGCCGAGCGAGATGAGCCGGCGCTACTTCCGGGCCGATTCGTCGGCGCGGTTCCCCATCCGGGCAGCCAATAACGTGTGGGTGCGCAAGGATATGCCCGACCGTATTCACCGGGAAATTGGCGCTTCTCCACTGAACGAGAAGCCGGGCTACGTGTATTCCGACTTGTCGTTTATTATGTATCCTGAGTTTGTGAAGCGCGTGGCGGGTGAGCCGCTGGACCAGTTTGTGGGCCAGGAAATTTACCAGCCGCTGGGGGCTACCACGCTCACGTTCAACCCTACCCGCCGCTTCCCGCTCAGCCGCATTGTGCCCACCGAGTACGACTCGCTATACCGGCACCAATTGCTGCACGGTGCCGTACACGATGAAGGGGCCTCTTTGCTGGGCGGCCTATCGGGCCACGCCGGCTTGTTCGGCAACGCCAACGACTTAGCCAAAGTGGTGCAGATGTATGCTTGGAACGGCCGCTACGGCGGGCAGCAGGTCTTGAAAAAAGAAACGCTGCAGGAGTACACCCGCTGCCAGTTCTGCCCCGACAACCGCCGCGCCCTGGGCTTCGACCGCCCTACCCTCGACCCGACCATCAACTCGGCCAAGAGTGCCTCGCAGCAGAGCTACGGCCATACGGGCTACACGGGCACCTATTTCTGGGTAGAGCCCACCGAAGATCTGGTGTGCATTCTGCTTACCAACCGCGTATATCCAACGCGCAACAACAACAAGCTGGGCGAGCTGAGTGTGCGTAGCAACTTTCTGCAGATTGCCATTGAGGCCGCACAAGCCGGTAAAACGGCGCGCCTACCCATCGAGTCGACGGTGCCGAAGGAGGAGTAG
- a CDS encoding T9SS type A sorting domain-containing protein produces the protein MKHFLLTSYLIIGFTSISQAATFTVTNTADAGTGSLRQAITDVNAAGAGPHTIAFNIPSSALTGSFASQRALITLASALPNITVANVTLDGFTQTTTVGNTNTGTFGTTATVGIDGLAVSPVERPEVEISFPTGFSALTCTAAGFTIRGVAIHGGSDQFNSAALTLNGSGFSVVNCLIGTTALDYGYPANAPCASFGITIGTGGAGSVTNSLIGFTGSSGIYVINGAANTVSVTGCQFNQNGYTRGGGDGITLGRSGTAVAGPATVRGNLFTATNSSAVQFEIGSVSASIIENNTMLASGLGGNGTNTASLEGSAICYLQRDGTRTGTNADIIRRNIIQGSEASGIVVGYGQRNVRITENAIYSNGLLSIDLIDNSAIRVGTAAPNADTYGNGDGVTPNSGAFGTNTASPNYRINYPIFTAAALNGNTLTVSGYVGTAAGQTDFGGATVEIFEAVDDGNNDGTITTTSSGSVPHGETRRYLGSITAASNGTFTNVALTVSNLVAGNAISGTAWLTARGTSEASNNFTVTAAAQFPVANDVVNPVLQNMAPRTALTAALDATTPSGTTITSFTIVSLPAAASGVLYYTSGSTTSLVQAGQVIPFADRGNLSFDPASGFSGEAVVGYTATNNTGTVSAGNATLTIPINNPPTANNITNATIANTAGQTAITSLSGTDTDGTITAFTITTIPPAAAGVLYYNNGTATVTVTAGTVVSFARAGQLLFTPAAGYNGQAIFQYTATDNQNGLSSAATYTIPVGTGTSTATNAQPVAGNVTNSTIPRNAGITSINSLIGTDSDGAVVGYTIKTLPTSGTLYFNSVLATVGMQIPFNQANLLAYQPSVTGAYSFNYTATDNLGLESSAAATFSIPVGAPLPVVLKQFAVVARKEDALVTWATAQELRSAYFAVERSLDGTQYSEIGRVNGQGASSSSHTYSFTDAGIGRELPGMVYYRLRQVDLDGTISYSPVQAIRFGASVVVQVLPNPASQELHVQLPVAGARCLIYSPAGSLLQTTTTTHTSATLDVRSLASGLYILRVEMPQGSSVHQFIKE, from the coding sequence ATGAAACATTTCTTACTGACTAGTTACCTTATCATAGGTTTCACTAGTATCAGCCAAGCGGCTACTTTCACTGTTACGAACACTGCCGATGCGGGCACCGGCTCATTACGGCAAGCTATTACCGATGTGAATGCCGCCGGTGCTGGGCCGCACACTATTGCCTTCAATATTCCCAGCAGCGCGCTTACGGGTTCTTTTGCAAGCCAGCGGGCCTTAATCACGCTTGCATCTGCTTTACCCAACATTACCGTAGCGAATGTCACGCTTGATGGTTTTACGCAGACCACAACCGTAGGCAATACGAACACAGGTACCTTTGGCACCACCGCGACTGTAGGAATAGATGGGCTGGCTGTGTCTCCCGTGGAACGACCTGAAGTTGAAATTAGCTTTCCTACAGGCTTCTCCGCACTTACTTGCACGGCCGCAGGATTTACTATCCGTGGTGTTGCCATACATGGAGGCTCTGACCAGTTCAACAGTGCAGCCCTGACTTTGAATGGCAGCGGTTTCAGCGTAGTGAATTGCCTTATAGGTACCACGGCACTCGACTACGGCTACCCAGCAAATGCTCCCTGCGCTTCGTTTGGCATTACCATTGGCACTGGCGGGGCAGGCAGTGTTACGAACTCCTTAATTGGTTTTACGGGCAGCTCGGGTATCTACGTCATTAATGGTGCTGCTAACACCGTCAGCGTTACGGGCTGTCAGTTCAACCAAAATGGCTACACCAGAGGCGGAGGCGACGGCATTACACTAGGTAGGTCCGGAACGGCGGTTGCTGGGCCAGCAACCGTTCGCGGCAATTTGTTCACGGCTACCAACTCTAGTGCCGTGCAATTCGAAATTGGCTCTGTTTCAGCCTCTATCATTGAGAACAATACGATGCTCGCCTCGGGATTAGGTGGTAACGGCACCAATACAGCCTCGCTGGAGGGCTCGGCTATCTGCTACCTCCAGCGCGACGGCACCCGCACCGGTACGAATGCTGACATTATCCGACGCAATATTATTCAAGGCTCAGAAGCCTCTGGTATCGTGGTTGGCTATGGCCAGCGCAACGTGCGCATTACGGAGAATGCTATTTATAGCAATGGCTTGCTGAGCATCGATCTAATCGATAACTCTGCTATTCGCGTGGGTACAGCTGCTCCTAACGCCGATACGTACGGTAACGGGGATGGGGTAACGCCTAACAGCGGAGCCTTTGGTACGAACACGGCATCTCCTAACTACCGCATCAACTACCCTATTTTCACTGCTGCTGCTCTGAATGGCAATACGCTTACAGTAAGCGGCTACGTAGGTACGGCAGCAGGTCAAACTGACTTTGGAGGTGCTACCGTAGAGATTTTTGAAGCAGTAGATGATGGCAACAATGACGGCACCATTACAACTACTTCTTCAGGATCTGTCCCCCACGGCGAAACCCGCCGCTACCTTGGCTCGATTACGGCAGCCAGCAACGGAACCTTTACCAACGTTGCGCTTACCGTCAGCAATCTGGTAGCGGGCAACGCCATTAGCGGCACCGCCTGGCTTACAGCCCGGGGCACCTCAGAAGCATCGAATAACTTCACTGTGACGGCTGCTGCCCAGTTTCCAGTCGCTAATGATGTGGTCAACCCCGTTTTGCAAAATATGGCGCCTCGCACAGCACTAACGGCCGCACTGGATGCTACTACTCCTAGTGGCACTACCATCACCTCTTTCACGATCGTATCGTTGCCAGCAGCGGCTTCTGGTGTGCTGTACTATACCAGTGGGAGCACCACCAGTCTTGTGCAGGCAGGTCAGGTAATTCCATTTGCAGACCGAGGCAACTTGTCATTCGATCCGGCAAGTGGCTTCTCAGGTGAAGCGGTGGTTGGTTACACAGCCACCAACAATACAGGCACAGTAAGCGCGGGCAATGCCACACTCACTATTCCGATTAACAATCCGCCTACTGCCAATAATATAACAAACGCCACCATTGCTAACACAGCTGGCCAAACAGCTATAACATCGCTCAGCGGGACAGATACCGACGGTACTATTACAGCCTTCACAATCACGACCATTCCTCCCGCTGCCGCAGGCGTGCTGTACTACAACAATGGTACAGCTACAGTAACCGTGACAGCAGGCACAGTTGTAAGCTTTGCCCGTGCAGGCCAGTTACTTTTCACTCCGGCTGCGGGCTACAACGGGCAGGCAATATTCCAATACACAGCCACCGACAACCAGAACGGGCTGAGTAGCGCGGCCACCTACACTATTCCGGTAGGCACCGGTACCAGCACAGCTACCAATGCCCAGCCAGTGGCTGGCAACGTCACGAACTCCACTATTCCGCGCAATGCAGGAATTACGTCCATTAACAGCTTAATTGGTACAGACTCGGACGGTGCTGTGGTAGGCTATACAATCAAAACGTTGCCCACCAGCGGTACGCTTTACTTCAACAGTGTACTGGCCACGGTGGGTATGCAAATTCCGTTCAACCAAGCCAATTTGTTGGCTTATCAACCTAGTGTCACAGGAGCTTACAGTTTCAACTATACAGCCACCGACAACTTAGGACTGGAAAGCTCCGCAGCAGCTACCTTCTCTATTCCGGTTGGGGCACCGCTACCGGTAGTGCTCAAGCAATTTGCAGTGGTAGCCCGCAAAGAAGATGCCCTGGTTACGTGGGCAACGGCCCAGGAACTACGCAGTGCCTATTTTGCCGTGGAGCGCAGCTTAGATGGTACCCAGTACAGCGAGATTGGCCGGGTGAACGGGCAAGGAGCCTCCTCTTCCAGCCACACCTACTCATTCACAGATGCCGGTATTGGGCGCGAGTTGCCAGGTATGGTGTACTACCGGTTGCGGCAAGTAGATCTGGATGGCACTATCTCCTATAGCCCTGTACAGGCTATCCGCTTTGGTGCCTCAGTGGTAGTGCAGGTATTGCCTAACCCAGCTAGCCAGGAACTGCATGTGCAATTACCCGTTGCCGGTGCCCGCTGCCTGATCTATTCTCCTGCTGGCAGCCTACTGCAAACTACCACCACTACGCACACCTCAGCAACGCTAGATGTTCGCTCGCTGGCCTCGGGGTTGTACATTCTGCGCGTAGAAATGCCGCAGGGCAGCTCAGTACATCAGTTTATAAAAGAGTAA
- a CDS encoding 3-ketoacyl-ACP reductase, which yields MENLTGKVALVTGAGKGIGRAVAVALAHEGVHVGLLARSENDLRNVAAELEKLGVKAAIATADVADRGAVEAAVAQIQQQLGAIDILLNNAGTAAFGKFLEQEPDAWENIIRVNLMGVYYATRAVLPGMIERQTGDIINISSTAGQRGAAGTSAYSASKFAVLGLTESLMQEVRKHNIRVSALTPSTVATPLAQELKLTDGNPEKVMQPEDLAEFIIAQLKLNRRVFVKEAGLWSTNP from the coding sequence ATGGAAAATCTGACCGGAAAAGTCGCCCTTGTAACGGGTGCCGGCAAAGGCATTGGCCGCGCCGTAGCCGTGGCTCTGGCACACGAAGGCGTGCACGTGGGCTTGCTGGCCCGCTCCGAAAACGACTTGCGCAACGTAGCCGCCGAACTGGAAAAGCTAGGCGTGAAAGCTGCCATTGCAACGGCTGATGTAGCTGACCGAGGCGCCGTGGAAGCTGCCGTAGCGCAGATACAGCAGCAACTCGGGGCCATTGATATTCTGCTCAACAACGCTGGCACAGCCGCGTTCGGCAAGTTTCTGGAGCAGGAACCCGACGCCTGGGAAAACATTATCCGGGTGAACCTCATGGGCGTGTACTATGCCACTCGCGCTGTACTACCCGGCATGATTGAGCGCCAGACCGGCGACATTATCAATATTTCTTCCACGGCCGGACAGCGCGGGGCGGCAGGCACCAGTGCCTACTCGGCCTCCAAGTTTGCCGTGCTGGGCCTCACCGAGTCGCTGATGCAGGAGGTGCGCAAGCACAACATTCGCGTGTCGGCCCTCACACCTAGCACCGTGGCTACCCCGCTGGCGCAGGAGCTAAAGCTTACGGATGGCAACCCCGAGAAAGTGATGCAGCCGGAAGATCTGGCCGAGTTCATCATTGCCCAACTCAAGCTGAACCGCCGGGTGTTTGTGAAGGAAGCCGGGCTGTGGAGCACCAATCCGTAA